In Oligoflexus sp., a single window of DNA contains:
- a CDS encoding PAS domain-containing hybrid sensor histidine kinase/response regulator, with product MEKSPGLPLFQNQMAAALNCAGESIVITDRRGVIQYVNPAFTRLTGYTLAEVQGLKPNLWRSTRHSPAFYADLWQCITAGRVWQGEVTNQKRDQTLYEALLTIAPIFDEDASIQGYVSTLSDVTGYKKLQADLREESAARWRNLAYISHDIRTPLNGLLGLAEILDDKLQDPEQRELLATMKRAGQNILSLVDNIVDESRLDTAGMQLDAEDFDLKDSLRDVQQLLAAKAAAAHSVIRVEVPDRVPLVSGDARRVSRILQNLVGNATKFTENGEITLRLEVLHETEDLVRLRLLVADTGIGIGEEAQKRIFDQFAQADSSIHRRYGGFGLGLTITKKLVDLMHGNITVWSRPGRGTRFTVDLPFKKARIMSETNKESAASPSSPLPFPGIKALVCDDDELNQKILARLLAKYGVEAETASNGREGLDRLIASSFDIVFIDLQMPILDGHQMARFVRDHEEARVARTPLVAVTGAAHYFQERSLDETPFDDYIVKPITPQLVLQSLQRAFPKA from the coding sequence ATGGAAAAGAGCCCCGGCCTCCCGCTGTTCCAGAATCAAATGGCTGCCGCCTTGAACTGCGCGGGAGAATCCATCGTCATCACCGATCGCCGCGGGGTCATTCAGTATGTGAATCCGGCTTTTACTCGTCTTACTGGCTATACCCTGGCCGAAGTCCAGGGATTAAAGCCCAATCTATGGCGCAGCACACGGCATAGCCCTGCGTTCTATGCGGACCTCTGGCAATGCATCACGGCCGGCCGGGTCTGGCAGGGCGAGGTCACCAACCAAAAACGTGACCAGACCCTTTATGAAGCCCTTCTGACCATCGCACCGATTTTCGATGAGGATGCTTCCATCCAGGGTTATGTCTCGACCCTGAGCGATGTAACCGGCTACAAAAAACTGCAGGCGGATCTGCGCGAGGAGTCCGCCGCACGCTGGCGCAACCTTGCCTATATCTCGCATGACATCAGGACGCCCTTAAATGGGCTTCTCGGCCTGGCCGAGATTCTGGATGATAAACTTCAGGACCCCGAGCAGCGGGAGCTCCTGGCGACCATGAAAAGGGCTGGACAGAACATTCTTTCGCTCGTGGACAATATCGTCGATGAATCCCGTTTGGATACCGCCGGGATGCAGCTCGATGCCGAGGACTTCGATCTTAAGGATTCGCTTCGCGATGTTCAGCAGCTGCTCGCGGCCAAAGCCGCCGCGGCCCATTCGGTGATCCGCGTGGAGGTGCCCGACCGGGTCCCGCTTGTATCAGGGGATGCGCGGCGCGTGTCGCGGATTCTGCAGAACCTGGTTGGCAACGCGACCAAATTCACGGAAAATGGTGAGATCACGCTCCGTCTGGAGGTCCTGCATGAGACCGAGGACCTTGTGAGGCTCAGGCTGCTGGTGGCGGACACGGGGATAGGCATCGGGGAAGAGGCGCAAAAACGCATCTTTGATCAGTTTGCCCAGGCCGATAGCTCCATCCACCGCCGCTATGGTGGCTTCGGCCTGGGATTGACCATCACCAAAAAGCTGGTCGATCTCATGCACGGGAACATCACGGTTTGGAGCCGGCCCGGGCGCGGGACGCGTTTTACTGTCGATCTTCCCTTTAAAAAAGCCAGGATCATGAGCGAAACCAACAAAGAATCCGCCGCGTCCCCATCGAGCCCGCTCCCTTTTCCCGGCATCAAGGCTCTGGTGTGCGACGATGACGAACTGAATCAAAAGATCCTGGCCCGCCTGCTCGCCAAATACGGAGTGGAAGCGGAAACGGCCAGCAATGGGCGCGAGGGCCTCGATCGCCTCATCGCATCGTCCTTTGATATCGTCTTCATTGATCTGCAGATGCCCATACTCGATGGCCATCAGATGGCCCGCTTCGTACGCGACCATGAGGAAGCTCGCGTCGCACGCACACCGCTTGTCGCCGTAACGGGAGCCGCTCATTACTTCCAGGAGCGATCCTTGGACGAAACACCTTTCGATGATTACATAGTGAAGCCCATCACGCCTCAGCTCGTCCTTCAGTCGCTCCAAAGGGCCTTCCCCAAAGCTTGA
- a CDS encoding DegT/DnrJ/EryC1/StrS family aminotransferase gives MIPLFDYQRQWRERQSEILTTIQRVLASGQLILGAEGRAFESAMSSLIGVEHCVGVNSGTDALVLALRVLGIQPGDGVITVPNTAVPTAAAIRLCGARPVFVDVDPDTLLMDVERLKEIDLKGCKAIIPVHLHGLMVDMDPLMAFARSRGLFVIEDCAQSFGSFYKGRAAGSFGDVSCFSFYPTKNLGAYGDGGLCATDNADLAKALKRQRMYGFDETPIAQVDGLNSRLDELQAGILNLKLKYFDGDMQRRQSLAQRYLQKLDGRRMQLPHQPEDRTHSWHIFAIRSPFRQELKEKLAARGIVTGVHYPVPLHRMPAYQDLGYTAGDLPVAEKAASELLSLPLFPELTQDEQDAVIEALHEALPR, from the coding sequence ATGATTCCCCTTTTTGATTACCAGCGCCAATGGCGTGAACGGCAGTCTGAAATTTTAACTACGATACAGAGAGTTTTGGCATCCGGCCAGCTGATTTTAGGCGCCGAGGGGCGTGCCTTTGAGAGTGCCATGTCGAGTCTTATAGGGGTCGAGCATTGCGTGGGCGTCAATTCCGGAACCGATGCGCTGGTGCTTGCGCTGCGGGTTCTGGGCATTCAGCCCGGGGATGGCGTGATCACCGTTCCGAATACCGCCGTTCCCACAGCGGCTGCGATTCGGCTCTGCGGGGCCCGTCCGGTCTTCGTCGATGTGGATCCCGACACTCTGCTTATGGATGTCGAGCGTCTCAAGGAGATTGACCTCAAGGGCTGCAAGGCGATTATCCCCGTGCATCTGCATGGTCTTATGGTGGATATGGATCCTTTGATGGCCTTTGCCCGGTCGCGGGGTCTATTTGTCATCGAAGACTGCGCCCAGTCTTTCGGGTCTTTTTATAAGGGACGCGCCGCGGGATCGTTCGGCGATGTGTCCTGCTTCTCCTTCTATCCGACTAAGAATTTAGGTGCCTATGGTGATGGCGGGCTTTGCGCCACAGACAATGCGGATCTGGCCAAGGCTCTGAAGCGGCAGCGCATGTATGGTTTCGATGAAACGCCGATTGCCCAGGTGGATGGCCTCAATAGTCGTCTCGATGAGCTGCAGGCCGGCATACTCAATTTGAAGCTGAAATACTTCGATGGCGACATGCAAAGGCGTCAGAGCCTCGCCCAGCGTTATCTGCAAAAGCTGGACGGCCGGCGCATGCAGCTGCCTCATCAGCCCGAGGACCGCACCCACTCCTGGCACATTTTTGCGATTCGGAGTCCCTTCCGTCAGGAGCTTAAAGAAAAACTGGCCGCGCGAGGCATCGTGACCGGCGTCCATTATCCTGTTCCGCTGCATCGCATGCCCGCTTATCAGGATCTCGGTTATACCGCGGGCGATCTGCCGGTCGCGGAAAAGGCGGCGTCTGAACTCCTTTCCCTGCCGCTCTTTCCTGAACTCACGCAGGACGAGCAGGATGCGGTCATCGAAGCTTTACACGAGGCTCTGCCGCGATGA
- a CDS encoding mannosyltransferase family protein: MPHQPRVHGKIIAKFQGLDYRNPALFHSAAARPTLAQALGLSLIMLSVHLVLWFAVRMRSGESWTGLLQHWDAGWYLIIATQGYDAASSAFPPLFPYLTRGLTQLFGLRGDTAVLITGTLFSVFCFAGSLKILMAGRGPDRLSWISWGALLALLWSPASYIFHSFHTESLFLLLSVLGFSALHRKQWWLAAVWAGLAALTRHQGVFLAIALAFGGMLTTRVLWKRLAIFAGMGLISGLLWGLAPLLHYWEGRGWFPAMGAHQSHWFIADGISSYFKTFILANPIQNFRIGSLLHHLFYGLWLLGTFLLVGRGRYAEALYCFLSLAIMPLQGELVDAFRFGAVLFPLLFALGEAWERLSRWAAWPMLGAYVLLNLVVTWQYAISRWAY; this comes from the coding sequence ATGCCTCATCAGCCTAGGGTGCATGGGAAGATCATAGCGAAGTTCCAAGGACTCGACTATCGAAACCCTGCTCTATTCCATAGTGCCGCAGCGCGCCCGACCCTGGCCCAGGCCCTTGGTTTAAGCCTTATCATGCTGAGCGTGCATCTGGTGCTCTGGTTCGCTGTACGCATGCGGTCCGGTGAAAGCTGGACGGGTCTGCTCCAGCATTGGGATGCGGGCTGGTACCTGATCATTGCGACCCAAGGCTACGATGCCGCGAGCTCCGCCTTTCCCCCGCTTTTTCCCTATCTGACGCGCGGGCTCACGCAGCTCTTCGGTTTAAGGGGGGATACGGCTGTGCTGATAACGGGCACGCTCTTCTCCGTGTTTTGTTTTGCCGGCAGTCTGAAGATTCTGATGGCCGGACGCGGCCCGGATCGGCTGTCGTGGATAAGCTGGGGCGCTCTGCTCGCTCTGCTCTGGAGTCCCGCCTCGTACATCTTTCATTCCTTTCACACTGAAAGTCTTTTTCTGCTGCTTTCCGTTTTAGGCTTCAGCGCCCTGCATCGGAAGCAGTGGTGGCTCGCGGCTGTGTGGGCTGGACTGGCTGCTCTGACAAGGCATCAGGGGGTTTTCCTGGCGATCGCCTTGGCTTTTGGCGGCATGCTGACAACCCGCGTGCTCTGGAAGCGCCTTGCAATTTTCGCAGGCATGGGCCTCATCAGCGGACTTTTATGGGGTCTTGCGCCTCTTCTGCATTATTGGGAAGGCCGCGGCTGGTTTCCCGCCATGGGCGCGCATCAGAGTCACTGGTTCATTGCCGATGGAATCAGCAGTTACTTCAAAACATTCATACTCGCCAATCCGATTCAGAATTTTCGCATCGGTAGCCTTCTGCATCATCTTTTTTATGGGCTCTGGCTTTTGGGGACCTTTTTGCTCGTCGGTCGGGGACGGTATGCGGAGGCTCTGTATTGCTTTCTGAGTCTTGCGATCATGCCGCTGCAGGGCGAGCTGGTGGACGCGTTCCGCTTTGGAGCGGTACTCTTTCCCCTGCTCTTTGCTTTGGGGGAGGCCTGGGAACGGCTGTCCCGCTGGGCGGCATGGCCCATGCTCGGGGCTTATGTGCTCTTGAATCTGGTCGTGACCTGGCAGTATGCGATCTCACGCTGGGCTTATTGA
- a CDS encoding universal stress protein: MKIWKAQKKPIVVGMRLDDREDQLLQSAMSLAKKLQSCVELVHCFESSIAYSSAGEILPKATTQCQTLSNPWSEDRAKAILKALGNAANDRLDIHVHVERGDPAENLVRIAREVGAGLIVCGIRHQAQPWAFKGLSTALSLAFYAPIPVLILPLAVTIDFEKTVSILIADSLGGEGWHVLESGLQLARYLECAGVYHAHILKASSMDIQATLCDMTESAKQGRLPRDICFTPELLEKTLLQKINEELFYRFHNTSASKDLMQRYHPIAAIGEIDCEVDHIMNTSGARLMIMGRHQFYSGRRLALDHIPYRAIMERKAGLLVIPNYEESRSRLHEGEWDSRFNADKDLSEIPQMAWE; the protein is encoded by the coding sequence ATGAAAATATGGAAGGCCCAAAAAAAACCCATCGTGGTAGGCATGCGACTTGACGACCGCGAAGATCAACTTTTGCAAAGCGCGATGTCTTTGGCAAAGAAATTACAATCCTGCGTGGAACTCGTGCACTGTTTCGAGTCGTCCATTGCTTATTCCAGCGCAGGTGAGATCCTACCCAAGGCCACCACGCAGTGCCAGACCCTGAGCAACCCATGGAGCGAAGATCGCGCCAAAGCCATACTCAAAGCCCTCGGCAACGCTGCGAATGATCGCCTGGACATTCACGTTCATGTCGAGCGCGGGGATCCTGCTGAAAACCTCGTGCGCATCGCGCGGGAAGTGGGCGCGGGACTGATCGTCTGCGGCATACGCCACCAGGCCCAGCCCTGGGCGTTCAAGGGGCTGTCCACGGCCCTGTCCCTGGCTTTTTATGCGCCGATCCCGGTGCTGATTCTTCCCTTGGCTGTAACGATTGATTTCGAGAAAACGGTGAGCATCCTGATCGCCGACAGCCTCGGCGGAGAAGGCTGGCACGTTCTGGAAAGCGGCCTGCAGCTGGCGCGATACCTCGAATGCGCGGGCGTATATCACGCGCATATCCTGAAGGCCAGCAGCATGGATATTCAGGCCACTCTCTGCGATATGACCGAAAGCGCCAAGCAGGGGCGACTGCCCCGGGATATCTGTTTTACTCCTGAGCTTTTGGAAAAAACCCTTCTGCAGAAAATCAACGAGGAGCTTTTCTATCGCTTTCACAATACCTCCGCGAGCAAGGACCTTATGCAGCGCTATCATCCGATCGCCGCGATTGGCGAGATTGATTGCGAAGTCGATCACATCATGAATACCAGCGGGGCAAGGCTCATGATCATGGGACGCCATCAGTTCTATTCAGGGCGTCGCCTGGCGCTGGATCATATTCCCTATCGCGCGATTATGGAACGCAAGGCCGGGCTTCTCGTGATCCCGAACTACGAGGAATCACGTAGCCGTCTTCACGAAGGCGAATGGGACAGCCGCTTCAATGCGGACAAGGATCTGAGCGAAATCCCGCAGATGGCCTGGGAATGA
- a CDS encoding glycosyltransferase family 2 protein, with translation MNTPEISFVIPVYNSANTIGAVVQDILRLFSFLEFEIILVNDGSRDATESVCRQLVEAHPQRVIFLQLSRNFSEHNAVLAGLNQSRGHYVAVLDDDGQNPPAEIIRMYEAIKTGNFDTVYGFYKEKQHHWFRNLGSRFNDAVANVMLKKPRDLYLSSFKIMNRFTVDQVITYKGAFPYIDGLIFRATQNIAQIPVEHKKREDGASGYTLKKLVKLWLNMFLNFSISPLRLAAIVGLFTAAASVPLILLIIIDKIMNPQLTMGVPTILVAMTFFAGLQLLIIGLVGEYLGRMFLDHAGTPQYIVRYAYAGDQQSLNEAPRATTPRRPAPPAVTREEPFHGSI, from the coding sequence ATGAATACACCTGAGATATCGTTCGTGATTCCCGTTTATAATAGCGCCAACACGATAGGCGCTGTGGTGCAGGATATCCTGCGCCTTTTTTCTTTTCTTGAATTTGAAATCATACTGGTGAATGACGGATCGCGCGATGCGACCGAGTCCGTCTGCAGGCAGCTGGTCGAAGCCCATCCCCAGCGCGTGATTTTTCTGCAGCTTTCCCGGAATTTCAGCGAGCATAATGCGGTGCTGGCCGGACTCAATCAGAGCCGCGGCCACTATGTGGCTGTCCTCGATGACGACGGGCAGAATCCGCCGGCCGAAATCATTCGCATGTATGAAGCCATCAAGACCGGAAACTTTGATACGGTTTATGGCTTTTATAAGGAAAAGCAGCATCACTGGTTTCGTAACCTCGGCAGCCGCTTCAATGATGCGGTGGCCAATGTCATGCTGAAAAAACCCAGGGATCTTTATCTCTCCAGTTTCAAGATCATGAATCGTTTCACCGTCGATCAGGTGATCACCTACAAGGGCGCGTTTCCCTATATTGATGGCCTGATCTTCCGCGCGACTCAAAACATCGCGCAGATTCCCGTCGAACATAAAAAACGTGAGGATGGAGCCTCGGGCTACACGCTGAAAAAATTGGTGAAGCTCTGGCTGAATATGTTCCTGAATTTTTCCATTAGCCCCCTGCGCCTTGCTGCGATCGTCGGTCTTTTCACGGCTGCGGCCAGCGTGCCTTTGATTTTACTCATCATCATCGACAAGATCATGAATCCGCAGCTGACCATGGGTGTCCCGACCATACTCGTGGCCATGACGTTTTTCGCGGGACTGCAGCTCCTGATTATCGGCCTGGTCGGTGAATACCTCGGCCGCATGTTTCTGGATCACGCGGGCACGCCTCAGTATATCGTGCGCTATGCCTACGCGGGCGATCAGCAGAGCCTGAACGAGGCGCCGCGGGCCACCACACCCAGGCGGCCGGCACCCCCGGCTGTAACGCGAGAGGAGCCTTTCCATGGCAGCATTTAA
- a CDS encoding NAD-dependent epimerase/dehydratase family protein: MAAFKNARVLITGGLGFIGSNLALRMVERGAKVTLIDAMIPSYGARTFNIAGIRDQVQVNFSDIREPYSVDYLVAEQDYIFCLAGQLSHIDSMRNPVNDLQINCLGHLNVLESCRKHNPKVKLVLTSTRQVYGKPQYLPVDENHPIEPVDINGIHKLAAEQYFQLYYKVYGIASTVLRLTNTYGPRMDLLSQDKGFAGIFLRRALLGEKIQLFDGGHQLRDFNAIEDVLDALELAALGDHAGRIFNLGHHQPHSLREFTEILARKLFFEIEDVVFPPERKAIDIGDYYGSYEHFHKATGWVPRTTLEKGLEATIAFYEEHLQEYLKGPRKDA, from the coding sequence ATGGCAGCATTTAAAAACGCCCGGGTTTTGATTACGGGCGGACTTGGTTTTATCGGCAGTAACCTCGCTTTAAGGATGGTGGAGCGCGGGGCGAAGGTCACGCTGATTGATGCGATGATCCCGAGTTATGGAGCCCGCACCTTTAATATCGCCGGTATTCGTGATCAGGTTCAGGTGAATTTTTCCGATATACGCGAACCTTATAGCGTCGATTATCTGGTGGCCGAGCAGGATTACATCTTCTGCCTGGCCGGGCAATTGAGTCATATAGATAGCATGAGGAATCCCGTCAATGATCTTCAGATCAATTGCCTGGGTCATCTGAATGTCCTCGAAAGCTGCCGCAAGCATAATCCCAAGGTGAAGCTGGTTCTGACGAGCACGCGCCAGGTTTATGGGAAGCCGCAGTATCTGCCGGTGGATGAAAATCATCCGATTGAGCCCGTGGATATCAACGGCATTCATAAGCTCGCGGCCGAGCAGTATTTTCAGCTCTATTATAAAGTCTATGGCATTGCTTCGACCGTGCTGCGCCTCACCAATACCTATGGCCCGCGCATGGATCTTCTGAGTCAGGACAAGGGTTTTGCCGGCATATTCCTGAGGCGGGCGCTTTTGGGTGAAAAAATTCAGCTCTTCGACGGTGGGCATCAGCTGCGCGATTTCAATGCCATCGAGGATGTGCTGGATGCCTTGGAACTCGCGGCGCTCGGGGATCACGCGGGGCGGATCTTTAACCTTGGGCATCATCAGCCGCATAGTCTGCGCGAGTTCACCGAGATCCTGGCGAGAAAACTCTTTTTTGAAATCGAGGATGTGGTTTTCCCCCCGGAGCGCAAGGCGATCGACATTGGGGATTATTATGGATCGTATGAGCACTTTCATAAGGCGACCGGCTGGGTCCCGCGCACCACGCTGGAAAAAGGCCTGGAGGCGACCATTGCGTTCTATGAAGAGCATCTTCAGGAGTATCTGAAGGGCCCAAGGAAGGATGCCTGA
- a CDS encoding universal stress protein, with protein sequence MKIVVGVDNLPQGDLVLKVIRDLDFPQPQLKLVNIVEVWIEQGSMQYGFGATPYNLEGYFRAVEDEARSALKFLKENAERQGMKDCETQLLYGNISNQLMDYADAAKTDLLAIGSFGKGPWEGILIGSVGRKAVINSKHSVLIAKDSYRDGSDLSVVLATDHSPYADRWLEKFVAWAPRGIKHLTLLSVLPDVMFQTDIGTWIREGLNTANDKAAQKLQGLSPDIKTRVEVGPVSETIARVMQETQSELLILGSQGHGFMERVALGSTSLEQAIKQPYSVLVVRA encoded by the coding sequence ATGAAAATAGTCGTTGGTGTGGATAACCTGCCGCAAGGCGATCTTGTGCTCAAGGTCATTCGTGACCTGGATTTCCCGCAGCCTCAGCTGAAACTCGTCAATATCGTCGAGGTCTGGATCGAACAGGGTTCGATGCAGTATGGTTTCGGAGCCACACCTTATAACCTGGAAGGCTACTTCCGGGCGGTCGAGGATGAAGCCCGCAGCGCGCTTAAATTCCTGAAGGAGAATGCCGAGCGCCAGGGCATGAAGGACTGCGAAACCCAGCTGCTCTATGGCAACATCAGCAACCAGCTGATGGACTATGCGGATGCTGCGAAGACGGATCTCCTGGCGATCGGGTCCTTTGGAAAAGGCCCTTGGGAAGGAATCCTGATCGGCAGCGTCGGCCGCAAAGCCGTCATCAATTCCAAGCACAGCGTGCTGATCGCCAAAGACAGCTACCGCGATGGCAGCGATCTTTCCGTGGTGCTGGCGACTGATCATTCGCCTTATGCCGATCGCTGGCTGGAAAAATTCGTGGCATGGGCGCCGCGAGGCATCAAGCACCTCACTCTGCTGTCCGTCCTGCCCGATGTCATGTTTCAAACCGACATCGGAACCTGGATTCGCGAGGGCCTGAACACGGCCAATGACAAGGCCGCTCAAAAACTGCAAGGCTTAAGCCCGGATATCAAGACCCGTGTTGAGGTCGGTCCGGTTTCGGAAACGATCGCGCGCGTCATGCAGGAAACCCAGTCGGAGCTCTTGATCCTTGGTTCCCAGGGACATGGATTTATGGAACGTGTCGCACTCGGCAGCACTTCACTGGAGCAGGCTATCAAACAGCCTTATTCCGTGCTGGTCGTCCGTGCCTAA
- a CDS encoding acetyl-CoA hydrolase/transferase family protein, producing the protein MRLIQLDNALDLLQNQGRRMVTSMAAAEPQLLFSRFHEVIEKRQEQLRVYCANPGKRYDCFTEACHKGKAEFVVMFLTESVRADHGPTVQYLPQHLSQWFAGIQRNGDAIDIFWGSCSLPDERGFVSLGPSNCYESEAFRHAKLKILEVNPNIPMTYGSTIVPVAEVDHFIESKAPLPTVSRPRMDANDIRIAELVADLIPNGSTLQLGIGSIPNAIGKALESKKDLGVHTEMMNDTMLDLYEKGVITGRYKTRWPRKMIAAFAYGTDALYRFIDRNPLVEFHPASVVNDPYRIAMNHQMISINSAVEVDLTGQVCSESLGHKELSGVGGASDTHCGAQRSAGGKGIIVIKSTTAKEDHSKIVFELNPGAKVSISRNDVDTIVTEYGVASLKGKTVSERVRQMIAIAHPKYRESLMFAAQKANYL; encoded by the coding sequence GTGCGTTTGATTCAACTCGACAATGCCCTCGATCTTTTGCAAAACCAGGGCCGGCGTATGGTCACGAGCATGGCCGCCGCGGAACCTCAGCTGCTTTTCTCGCGCTTTCATGAAGTGATCGAAAAGCGCCAGGAACAATTGAGGGTATACTGTGCCAACCCCGGCAAGCGCTATGACTGTTTCACTGAAGCTTGTCATAAAGGGAAGGCTGAATTCGTCGTCATGTTTCTGACGGAAAGCGTGCGGGCCGATCACGGCCCCACCGTCCAGTATCTGCCGCAGCATCTTTCGCAGTGGTTCGCCGGCATTCAGCGCAACGGTGATGCCATCGATATCTTCTGGGGTTCCTGCAGCCTTCCCGATGAACGCGGCTTTGTCAGTCTGGGCCCGAGCAACTGCTACGAGTCCGAGGCCTTCCGTCATGCGAAGCTCAAGATCCTGGAGGTCAACCCCAACATACCCATGACCTATGGCTCCACCATCGTGCCGGTTGCCGAGGTTGATCACTTCATCGAATCGAAGGCCCCGCTGCCCACTGTCTCCCGTCCTCGCATGGACGCCAATGATATACGGATTGCTGAGTTAGTGGCTGACCTTATCCCCAATGGCAGCACGCTGCAGCTGGGCATCGGTTCGATTCCGAACGCGATTGGCAAGGCGCTGGAGAGCAAAAAAGATCTGGGCGTTCACACCGAAATGATGAATGACACGATGCTCGACCTTTATGAAAAGGGCGTGATCACGGGCCGCTATAAAACCCGCTGGCCGCGCAAGATGATTGCCGCGTTCGCCTATGGCACCGATGCTCTCTATCGCTTCATAGACCGAAATCCCCTGGTCGAATTCCATCCGGCCAGCGTCGTGAATGATCCCTATCGCATCGCCATGAACCATCAGATGATCTCGATCAACTCGGCGGTTGAAGTCGATCTTACCGGCCAGGTCTGTTCGGAATCACTCGGGCACAAGGAACTGAGCGGCGTCGGCGGGGCCAGCGACACGCACTGCGGGGCGCAGCGTTCCGCAGGCGGCAAAGGCATCATCGTCATCAAGTCCACCACGGCGAAAGAGGATCATTCAAAAATCGTTTTTGAATTGAATCCTGGTGCCAAGGTTTCGATCAGCAGAAACGATGTGGATACGATCGTGACAGAATACGGCGTGGCCAGCCTGAAAGGCAAAACGGTGTCCGAGAGGGTTCGTCAGATGATTGCCATCGCCCACCCGAAATACCGCGAGAGTCTTATGTTTGCTGCGCAGAAGGCCAATTACCTTTAA